In the genome of Desulfuromonas sp. DDH964, one region contains:
- a CDS encoding ABC transporter substrate-binding protein: MKLIRNFLLLALAIGALQIWLHQRDSDIADQRPTELSQVEQVKVALLWPFELPGKPRDLTREGAQLAAEQINAAGGIGGKPLQLVFFNNGGDTDRNAELSRKISGDPSYNALVGSYYSSLALDTLVATEAKNLFYVIIGAELPSLTGYSFQHAVRPHFNTSDYTRALAELLRCRGDKNLAIIGDQSSFSAQSAADLIKAFRDLGGNPPIQRTVPAWVRDFRHVLSEDAMATADAIYFSGSYQQLPDFVKQLREFGLRGRVYGDSSALRKETPQLLGPAGEGFEALTTFHPGEEGKTAEFVQAFVARYGTEPDLWARDTYDGIMLLAESIRATGSLEARTLFAHVRFLPDWDLVRGKISFAPDGSLEGERFYRGQIRQGAWIFPDGTVPIQSCQPPPTTPGGSKGGP, translated from the coding sequence ATGAAGCTGATTCGCAACTTCCTCCTTCTGGCCCTCGCCATTGGCGCGCTGCAGATCTGGTTGCACCAGCGCGACAGCGATATTGCGGACCAGCGTCCCACCGAACTTTCCCAGGTCGAGCAGGTCAAGGTCGCCCTCCTCTGGCCCTTCGAGCTGCCCGGAAAACCGCGCGATCTCACCCGGGAAGGCGCCCAGTTGGCTGCCGAGCAGATCAACGCCGCCGGCGGCATCGGCGGCAAACCGCTGCAACTGGTCTTTTTCAACAACGGCGGCGATACCGACCGCAATGCCGAGCTGTCGCGTAAAATCAGCGGCGACCCGAGCTATAACGCCCTGGTCGGCTCCTACTATTCGAGTCTCGCCCTCGACACCCTGGTGGCCACCGAAGCGAAGAACCTCTTCTACGTCATCATCGGCGCCGAACTCCCCTCCCTGACCGGCTACTCCTTCCAGCATGCGGTCCGGCCCCACTTCAACACCAGCGACTACACCCGGGCGCTGGCCGAACTGCTGCGCTGCCGGGGGGATAAAAACCTCGCCATCATCGGCGACCAGAGCAGCTTTTCGGCCCAGAGTGCCGCCGATCTGATCAAGGCGTTTCGCGACCTCGGCGGGAACCCGCCGATTCAGCGCACGGTGCCGGCCTGGGTCCGCGATTTCCGCCACGTCCTCTCCGAAGACGCGATGGCGACAGCCGACGCCATCTACTTTTCCGGCAGCTATCAGCAATTGCCCGATTTCGTCAAGCAGCTCAGGGAATTCGGCCTGCGCGGCCGCGTCTATGGCGACAGCTCGGCGCTGCGCAAAGAGACGCCGCAGCTGCTCGGGCCGGCCGGCGAGGGGTTCGAGGCACTGACCACCTTCCATCCCGGGGAAGAAGGGAAGACTGCTGAATTCGTCCAGGCCTTTGTCGCCCGCTATGGGACCGAACCCGACCTCTGGGCGCGGGACACCTACGACGGGATCATGCTCCTGGCCGAATCGATCCGCGCCACCGGATCGCTGGAGGCGCGGACCCTCTTCGCCCATGTCCGCTTCCTCCCCGACTGGGACCTGGTCAGGGGAAAAATCTCCTTTGCCCCCGACGGCAGTCTGGAAGGGGAAAGGTTCTATCGGGGGCAGATCCGCCAGGGTGCCTGGATCTTTCCGGACGGCACCGTCCCGATCCAATCCTGCCAGCCCCCGCCCACGACGCCCGGGGGAAGCAAGGGGGGGCCGTGA
- a CDS encoding prohibitin family protein, giving the protein MTISVKQRLKGWIRGNLPSLAILAMLLVFCVLFFWPRIFITIDAGHGGVLFRRFFGGTVTDRVFAEGFHVIAPWDRMQIYDGRVQTNYSDFEALSSEGLPIKLTLAIRYRPLYQTLGLLHKNIGPDYLEKIVLPETEAVIRQAVGQYTAEELYSQKQAVVEGILKESLEKVMRRFVLIESVVIRQVILPKVLVSAIENKLEQDQLAKAYEFKLRQAEKEARRKVIEAGGVKGYNDLVNSSLTDRVLTWKGVEATRQLAESNNAKVIVIGSGKGGLPIILNTGETAPAGGGQQ; this is encoded by the coding sequence ATGACAATCTCGGTAAAACAACGGCTCAAGGGCTGGATTCGGGGCAATCTGCCGAGCCTGGCCATCCTCGCCATGCTGCTCGTCTTCTGCGTCCTCTTCTTCTGGCCACGGATCTTCATCACCATCGATGCCGGTCATGGGGGGGTTCTGTTCCGCCGCTTTTTCGGCGGGACCGTCACCGATCGGGTCTTTGCCGAAGGCTTCCACGTCATCGCCCCCTGGGACCGGATGCAGATCTACGATGGCCGGGTGCAGACCAACTATTCCGACTTCGAGGCCCTCTCCAGCGAAGGGCTGCCGATCAAACTGACCCTGGCGATCCGTTATCGCCCTCTTTACCAGACCCTCGGTCTGCTGCATAAAAACATCGGGCCCGACTATCTGGAGAAGATCGTCCTGCCAGAAACCGAGGCTGTCATCCGCCAGGCCGTCGGCCAGTATACGGCGGAGGAGCTCTATTCGCAGAAGCAGGCGGTCGTCGAGGGAATTCTCAAGGAGTCGCTGGAAAAGGTGATGCGGCGCTTCGTGCTGATCGAGAGCGTCGTCATCCGCCAGGTGATCCTGCCGAAAGTCCTGGTCAGTGCCATCGAAAACAAACTCGAGCAGGACCAGTTGGCCAAGGCCTATGAATTCAAGCTCCGGCAGGCCGAGAAGGAAGCCCGCCGCAAGGTCATCGAAGCGGGCGGGGTCAAGGGGTACAACGATTTGGTGAACAGTTCCCTGACCGACCGGGTCCTGACCTGGAAAGGGGTCGAGGCGACCCGCCAACTGGCCGAATCGAACAACGCCAAGGTGATCGTGATCGGTTCCGGCAAGGGGGGGCTGCCGATCATCCTCAATACCGGCGAAACCGCTCCGGCGGGCGGCGGCCAGCAATGA
- a CDS encoding cyclic peptide export ABC transporter, producing MDLTIYRFLFSQAGPARSRILAATLVAGVANAAFMVIVNSVASDFSEISVRYFLMFILCILVYVQAKRYALLGTTRVVQQNLSGTNLRIIGSVRRMGLDGFDAVGDRTIYRSLLEHGEIIYESSRMAVSASSGAIMLLVSSVYIYLLSPTAFWIVLLVIGVGVMVYQLNQARTAAALRAYQANEVRFFALLDHFLSGFKELKVNVRKGDDLYHHFLATTLEETDRLKQETERSFVSSIVLSQTLFFLLMGAMVFLLPNFELTTPETTIAIVAVVLFVAGPIGIIVDSIPMLSKARLAIDSLQKLETRLAQHDDRSDQTAAAAPDDFARIVLQGVTYNYLRDDQTLFTLGPLDLTICKGQIHFVTGGNGSGKTTLMKLLAGLYYPQSGTIRLDGPPLKRADYGPYRELFSVIFTDFHLFDRLYGYRQTDPEQVTGWLQRLQIADKTGYSPQEGFGNLNLSTGQRKRIALVCALIEERPICLFDEVAADQDPEFREFFYREFLPELKAKGKTVIVISHDDRYFDIADELIKLDCGTLQHRSERS from the coding sequence ATGGACCTGACAATTTATCGTTTTCTTTTCAGCCAGGCCGGCCCCGCGCGGAGCAGGATTCTGGCCGCGACTCTGGTCGCCGGGGTCGCCAACGCGGCTTTCATGGTCATCGTCAATTCGGTGGCCAGCGACTTTTCGGAGATCAGTGTCCGCTACTTTTTGATGTTCATCCTCTGCATTCTGGTCTACGTCCAGGCCAAGCGCTATGCGCTGCTCGGCACCACCCGGGTGGTGCAGCAAAATCTCTCCGGCACCAACCTGCGGATCATCGGCTCGGTACGGCGCATGGGGCTCGATGGCTTCGACGCGGTCGGCGACCGCACCATCTACCGCAGTCTGCTGGAGCATGGCGAGATCATCTACGAATCGTCGCGAATGGCGGTCTCGGCCTCTTCCGGAGCAATCATGCTCCTGGTCTCCTCTGTCTACATTTATCTCCTCTCCCCGACCGCCTTCTGGATTGTTCTGCTGGTCATCGGTGTCGGGGTCATGGTCTATCAGCTCAACCAGGCCCGGACCGCCGCCGCCCTGCGCGCCTACCAGGCCAACGAGGTCCGCTTCTTTGCCCTGCTCGACCATTTCCTCAGCGGCTTCAAGGAGCTCAAGGTCAACGTCCGCAAGGGTGACGACCTTTATCACCATTTTCTGGCGACCACTCTGGAGGAGACCGACCGGCTGAAGCAGGAGACGGAGAGGAGCTTCGTCTCCTCCATCGTCCTCTCCCAGACCCTCTTCTTCCTGCTGATGGGGGCGATGGTCTTTCTGCTGCCCAATTTCGAGCTGACCACCCCGGAGACGACCATCGCCATCGTCGCCGTCGTCCTCTTCGTCGCCGGGCCCATCGGCATCATCGTCGACTCGATCCCGATGCTCTCCAAGGCGCGCCTCGCCATCGACAGTCTGCAGAAACTGGAGACGCGGCTGGCGCAGCACGACGACCGCTCCGACCAGACAGCGGCAGCAGCCCCCGACGATTTCGCGCGGATCGTTCTGCAGGGGGTGACCTACAATTACCTGCGGGACGACCAGACCCTTTTCACCCTCGGCCCCCTCGATTTGACCATCTGCAAGGGGCAGATCCATTTCGTCACCGGCGGCAACGGCAGCGGCAAAACCACCCTGATGAAACTTTTGGCCGGCCTCTACTATCCCCAGAGCGGCACCATCCGCCTCGACGGCCCGCCCCTGAAGCGTGCCGACTACGGTCCCTACCGGGAGCTCTTTTCGGTCATCTTCACCGACTTCCATCTCTTTGACCGCCTCTACGGCTACCGGCAGACCGATCCGGAGCAGGTCACGGGATGGTTGCAGCGGCTGCAGATCGCCGACAAGACCGGCTACAGTCCGCAGGAGGGTTTTGGCAACCTCAATCTCTCCACCGGCCAACGCAAGCGGATCGCCCTGGTCTGTGCCCTCATCGAGGAACGACCGATCTGCCTCTTCGACGAAGTCGCCGCCGACCAGGATCCCGAGTTCCGTGAGTTCTTCTACCGCGAGTTCCTCCCCGAACTGAAGGCGAAGGGAAAGACGGTCATTGTCATCAGTCATGACGACCGCTATTTCGACATCGCCGACGAACTGATCAAACTGGACTGTGGCACCCTCCAGCACAGGAGCGAACGTTCATGA
- a CDS encoding serine hydrolase domain-containing protein, with translation MDSSKSSHFRRHSSLRCPAVGLLLVFLLLLPGCSGEDLGDYKQQSLDQLAAERTGSLNVPSVSIAVRETDDQVTTVVYGVEDLASATPATIHSRYRIGSLTKTFVAARILQMVEAGILRLSDTLEELLPDEAQRLANYRPGRIQLTNLLNHTSLICSFTEMPEWSGKFTSDPTYRWSPEELLEVVAPYATDSCNEPGQTWHYSNTNYVLLGKIIEKYDPQQRPYGQQLREELIDPLGLTDTFVPSSDFPDQIRWIHGYVNWDLQFAPLTDITDLDWSFTWSSGEIISTPTDLTRWIKSLLTPGVVLQAATLALMEDMVTTGLEGGYNYGLGLMQISIYGTLGHAGGHPGFDCTAQYLPEFDQAVAMCENRTLAHRQKSDTAFLGSVLRSLHPERNYPLMPGTILATE, from the coding sequence ATGGACTCTTCAAAGTCTAGCCATTTCCGGCGTCATAGTTCCCTCCGCTGCCCGGCGGTCGGTCTGCTGCTGGTCTTCCTCCTGCTCCTGCCGGGCTGTTCCGGCGAAGATCTTGGGGACTACAAACAGCAAAGCCTCGATCAACTGGCGGCCGAACGTACCGGGAGCCTCAACGTCCCCTCGGTGAGCATCGCGGTGCGGGAAACGGACGACCAGGTCACCACCGTGGTCTACGGGGTGGAGGATCTCGCCAGCGCCACCCCGGCCACCATCCATTCCCGTTACCGGATCGGCAGTCTGACCAAGACCTTTGTCGCGGCCCGCATTCTGCAGATGGTCGAAGCCGGTATCCTCCGGCTCAGCGACACCCTCGAAGAGCTCCTGCCCGACGAAGCGCAGCGGCTGGCCAACTACCGCCCGGGGCGGATTCAGCTCACCAACCTGCTCAACCACACCAGCCTGATCTGCAGCTTCACCGAAATGCCGGAATGGAGCGGCAAGTTCACCAGCGATCCGACCTATCGCTGGAGCCCCGAGGAGCTGCTGGAGGTGGTTGCCCCCTACGCTACCGACTCCTGCAACGAGCCCGGGCAGACCTGGCACTATTCCAATACCAACTACGTCCTGCTCGGCAAGATCATCGAAAAATACGACCCGCAGCAGCGCCCCTACGGCCAGCAACTGCGCGAGGAGCTGATCGATCCCCTCGGCCTGACCGATACCTTCGTCCCCTCCTCCGACTTCCCCGACCAGATCCGCTGGATTCACGGTTACGTCAACTGGGATCTCCAGTTTGCCCCGCTTACGGACATTACTGACCTCGACTGGTCCTTCACCTGGTCCTCGGGGGAGATCATCTCCACCCCCACCGATCTCACCCGCTGGATCAAGTCGCTGCTGACCCCGGGAGTGGTGCTGCAAGCTGCGACGCTGGCGCTGATGGAAGATATGGTAACTACCGGCCTCGAAGGCGGCTATAATTACGGTCTTGGCCTGATGCAGATCAGCATCTACGGCACGCTGGGCCATGCCGGTGGCCATCCCGGATTCGACTGCACCGCCCAGTACCTGCCTGAATTCGACCAGGCGGTGGCCATGTGCGAAAACCGCACCCTGGCCCATCGCCAGAAGAGCGACACCGCCTTTCTCGGTTCGGTGCTGAGAAGCCTGCACCCGGAACGGAACTACCCTCTCATGCCGGGGACGATCCTGGCGACGGAATGA